The DNA segment CCTGGCAGCCACCCACCGGTGCTCGTCCCACCACATCCTGCTCCAAAGCTGGCTGAAGCGCCACGGCATCAATCCGAACGAAGACGCCGAGATCATCTTCCTCCCCCCGTCGCTGATGCCACGCCAGCTCAAGGCCGGCCACATCGACGGTTATTGCGTGGGCGAGCCATGGAACTCCGAATCGATCCTCTCCGGCATCGGCTGGTCCCCGGCCACTTCCTCCGAACTGTCCCACGGACATCCGGAAAAGGTGCTGCTTCTTTCCGGAAACTTCCTCCGGGAAAACCATGATGAATCCCTCCTTCTGGTGAGCTCACTGCTGGAGGCATGCTCGCTGTGCCAGGATCCCTATTTCCGCCCGGAACTGATCCGCATCCTTGCCCAGAAGAACTACACGGGCGCCTCACCCCAAGTGCTGGAAAACAGCCTTTGCGGTAACTTCGATTCGGGCATCGGCACCTCCGCAACGAATTCATTCCACCTTTTCTCCGGGGACAGCGTCAACTGCCCCACCGTGGACAAAGCGTCATGGATCCTCGCCGGCCTGCGAGCCACCGGCGCCTTTTCCGAAGGGACCACCGGATCCATTTCGCGCATCTACCGGGAAGACCTCTATCACGCCGCGGCCTTGCTTCCCAGGTCGGCATGAATGAACCGGACTCATGGAACCCATGATGCGGAAATGAGCCTGGCGCATGCCAACGCGGAAAATTGGTCCGTCCTTTGCTGGAACGAATGGCAGCACCAATGAAACTCAGCGATCTGAAATCTTCCGGGCACTGGCCGACCCTGCTCACGGCATTCCTCTACTTCGATTTCTCCTTCATGGTCTGGACGCTCCTCGGCGCCCTCGGACCACAAATCGCGGAAACCCTCGGGCTCACCGCAGGCCAGAAAGGGATGATGGTCGCAGTTCCCATCCTCGGCGGCGCGGTCCTCCGTCTTGCCCTCGGACTTCTGGTGGACCGCATCGGAGCGAAAACCACCGGCATCATCGCCCAGATCGTGGTGATGGCAGCCCTCACCGGAGGCTGGATCTTCGGACTGAAAAACTTCGAGGCCACGCTGGTGTTCGGATTTGTGCTCGGTGTAGCTGGTGCTTCGTTCGCCGTGGCACTGCCACAGGCGGGGCGTTGGTATCCACCGAACATGCAGGGGGTGGTTCTCGGCCTGGCGGGTGCGGGAAATGTCGGCGTGGTGCTGGACAGTCTCATCGCCCCACGGCTGGCGTCTGTCTACGGCTGGCAGGCGGTGTTCGGTTTCGCGCTCATCCCTGCGGTCATCACTTTCGCGGTCTATGCATTCTTCTCAAAGGACGCACCCGGTGCCGTGGTGAAGAAAAAGCTGTCGGACTACGTCCGGCTCCTGAAGGAAAAGGACGCCCACTGGTTCTGTTTCTACTACACGGTTTCCTTCGGTGGTTTCGTCGGACTGGCCAGCTACTACAACCTCTACTTCCGTTCCGAGTTTGGTCTGTCCGCTGTCCACGCCGGTGACTTCGCGGCGGCCTGCACCTTCGTCGGCGCCATCGCCCGCCCCATTGGCGGAGCAATCTCCGACCGCATCGGCGGCATCCGCTCCATGATCGTTCTCTACTGTGTGGCAGGCGGACTCCTGCTGGTGGGCGCCGGCATCCATTCCTTCTGGACGAACCTGATCATCTTCCTGGGTGTCAGCGCGGCGCTAGGCATGTGCAACGGCTCCATCTTCCAGCTCCTGCCACAACGCTTCGGCAAGGATATGGGCGTGATGACCGGACTGGTCGGATGCGGTGGCGGCATCGGTGGTTTCTACCTCGCCAGCTCACTCGGACTTTCCAAGCAGGCCTTCGGATCCTGCTCGATCGGGTTCGTTGCATTCTCCGTCCTCTGCTTCGTGGCGGTCACCGGGCTGATCTTGGTGAAGACCCGCTGGCGCACCACCTGGGGAACGTTGA comes from the Luteolibacter sp. SL250 genome and includes:
- a CDS encoding CmpA/NrtA family ABC transporter substrate-binding protein; this translates as MNSATRQFTPRTNAIRLGYVPLSDCAPIAVAKETGIFERNGLNVQLSRELGWASVRDKIFYGNLDASQSIAGLAFALGLGFSSLKCEVAVPMILNLHGNAITLSRDLPPDIIGHGEGLRPYITHSWKKNRPLTLAATHRCSSHHILLQSWLKRHGINPNEDAEIIFLPPSLMPRQLKAGHIDGYCVGEPWNSESILSGIGWSPATSSELSHGHPEKVLLLSGNFLRENHDESLLLVSSLLEACSLCQDPYFRPELIRILAQKNYTGASPQVLENSLCGNFDSGIGTSATNSFHLFSGDSVNCPTVDKASWILAGLRATGAFSEGTTGSISRIYREDLYHAAALLPRSA
- a CDS encoding MFS transporter — translated: MKLSDLKSSGHWPTLLTAFLYFDFSFMVWTLLGALGPQIAETLGLTAGQKGMMVAVPILGGAVLRLALGLLVDRIGAKTTGIIAQIVVMAALTGGWIFGLKNFEATLVFGFVLGVAGASFAVALPQAGRWYPPNMQGVVLGLAGAGNVGVVLDSLIAPRLASVYGWQAVFGFALIPAVITFAVYAFFSKDAPGAVVKKKLSDYVRLLKEKDAHWFCFYYTVSFGGFVGLASYYNLYFRSEFGLSAVHAGDFAAACTFVGAIARPIGGAISDRIGGIRSMIVLYCVAGGLLLVGAGIHSFWTNLIIFLGVSAALGMCNGSIFQLLPQRFGKDMGVMTGLVGCGGGIGGFYLASSLGLSKQAFGSCSIGFVAFSVLCFVAVTGLILVKTRWRTTWGTLTDARI